From one Simplicispira suum genomic stretch:
- a CDS encoding helicase HerA-like domain-containing protein, which translates to MADPLLIAKNGATECFLLPGLANRHGLITGATGTGKTVTLQKLAEQFSSIGVPVFMADVKGDLTGISQQGSVPEKLAGVLQSRGLDLPEPVACPTTLWDVFGEQGHPVRATITDMGPLLLGRMLDLNETQLGVLNLVFKVADDNGLLLLDLKDLRAMLSYVGENAKQFTTDYGNVSAASIGAIQRGLLQIESQGGEQFFGEPMLAIDDLLQTVGGRGVVNILAADKLMNAPRLYATFLLWMLSELFEQLPEIGDPEKPKLVFFFDEAHLLFNEAPKVLVERIELVVRLVRSKGVGVYFVTQNPLDIPDSVLAQLGNRVQHALRAFTPRDQKAVKATATTMRQKPGLDIEAAITELAVGEALVSLLDAKGRPSITERVYVLLPGSQLGPISPQQRRALLNQSLVAGVYEKVVDRESAYEKLKARTNEAAAQAQAQVPAAKGGAAPAQDGGGLLGGLNDVLFGSTGPRGGKRDGLAQTMAKSAVRTMGTSLGREILRGVLGSVFGGRKR; encoded by the coding sequence ATGGCTGACCCTCTGCTGATCGCGAAAAACGGCGCCACCGAGTGCTTTCTGTTGCCCGGCCTGGCCAACCGGCACGGCCTGATCACTGGCGCCACCGGCACCGGCAAGACGGTGACGCTGCAAAAGCTGGCCGAACAGTTCTCATCCATTGGCGTGCCGGTGTTCATGGCCGACGTCAAGGGCGACCTGACCGGCATCAGCCAGCAGGGCAGCGTGCCCGAGAAGCTCGCAGGCGTGTTGCAAAGCCGCGGCCTGGACCTGCCCGAACCCGTCGCCTGCCCGACCACCCTGTGGGACGTGTTTGGCGAGCAAGGCCACCCGGTGCGCGCCACCATCACCGACATGGGCCCGCTGCTGCTCGGGCGCATGCTCGATTTGAACGAGACCCAGCTGGGCGTGCTGAACCTGGTGTTCAAGGTGGCCGACGACAACGGCCTGCTGCTGCTCGACCTCAAAGACCTGCGCGCCATGCTGAGCTACGTGGGGGAGAACGCCAAGCAGTTCACCACCGACTACGGCAACGTGAGCGCGGCCAGCATTGGCGCCATCCAGCGCGGGCTGCTGCAGATTGAAAGCCAGGGCGGCGAGCAATTTTTTGGCGAACCGATGCTGGCCATCGACGACCTGCTGCAAACGGTAGGTGGCCGTGGCGTCGTCAATATCCTCGCCGCCGACAAACTGATGAACGCGCCGCGCCTGTACGCGACCTTTCTGCTGTGGATGCTGTCGGAATTGTTCGAGCAGCTGCCGGAAATCGGCGACCCCGAGAAGCCCAAGCTCGTCTTTTTCTTTGACGAAGCGCATTTGCTGTTCAACGAGGCGCCCAAGGTGCTTGTCGAGCGCATCGAACTCGTGGTGCGGCTGGTGCGCTCCAAAGGCGTGGGCGTGTATTTCGTCACGCAGAACCCGCTGGACATTCCGGACAGCGTGCTGGCGCAACTGGGCAACCGCGTGCAGCATGCGCTGCGCGCCTTCACCCCGCGCGACCAGAAGGCCGTGAAGGCGACGGCCACCACCATGCGCCAGAAGCCCGGCCTGGACATTGAAGCCGCCATCACCGAGCTGGCCGTGGGCGAAGCGCTGGTCAGCCTGCTTGACGCCAAGGGCCGCCCGAGCATCACCGAGCGCGTCTACGTGCTGCTGCCCGGCAGCCAGCTCGGCCCCATTTCGCCGCAGCAGCGCCGCGCGCTGCTGAACCAATCGCTGGTGGCGGGCGTATACGAAAAGGTGGTGGACCGCGAATCGGCCTACGAAAAGCTCAAGGCACGCACCAACGAGGCGGCAGCACAAGCACAAGCGCAGGTGCCCGCAGCCAAAGGTGGCGCTGCACCCGCCCAGGATGGCGGTGGTCTGCTCGGCGGGTTGAACGACGTGCTGTTTGGCAGCACCGGCCCGCGCGGCGGAAAGCGCGATGGCCTGGCGCAGACCATGGCCAAGTCGGCCGTGCGCACCATGGGAACCAGCCTGGGGCGCGAGATATTGCGCGGCGTGCTGGGCAGTGTGTTTGGCGGGCGCAAGCGCTGA
- a CDS encoding cation:proton antiporter encodes MLDIAAICLVVTALLSYLNHRFVRLPTTIGVMVIALGFSLLIVALSAAGLDHGLRRYEESFLRTLDFSEVLMQGMLSFLLFAGALHVDIAALKQYRFTVAGLALVGTLLSTVLVGLGMWLALPFLGVPLPLLYCLLFGALISPTDPIAVMGILKSAGAPKTLELVISGESLFNDGVGVVLFSLLLGVLASGGLPTATEGFTLLAHEAGGGIVFGLALGLITVWLLKTIDQYQVEVLITLAAVVGGYALAAHLHVSGPLAMVVAGLMVGNGGRARAMSDTTRRYVDMFWELIDEILNAVLFVLIGMEVLVISFSAPLLLAGAVAILVALLARWLTVGLPVRAGARWLQLPPGSARVLVWGGLRGGISVALALSLPGGPERDVVLTLTYCVVVFSILVQGLSIGRVVRTTGARAE; translated from the coding sequence ATGCTGGACATTGCTGCCATCTGCCTCGTCGTTACGGCGCTGCTCTCGTACTTGAACCACCGCTTTGTGCGCCTGCCCACCACCATCGGGGTGATGGTGATTGCGCTGGGCTTCTCGCTGCTCATCGTGGCGCTCAGTGCCGCCGGGCTGGACCACGGCCTGCGCCGGTACGAGGAATCGTTTCTCAGGACGCTCGATTTTTCCGAGGTGCTGATGCAGGGCATGCTGTCCTTCCTGCTATTTGCCGGTGCGCTCCACGTGGACATCGCCGCGCTCAAACAGTACCGTTTTACGGTGGCGGGCCTGGCGCTGGTGGGAACGCTGCTCTCCACGGTGCTTGTTGGCCTGGGGATGTGGCTGGCGCTGCCGTTTCTGGGCGTGCCGCTGCCGCTTTTGTACTGCCTGTTGTTTGGCGCGCTGATTTCGCCCACCGATCCGATTGCGGTGATGGGCATTCTCAAATCTGCCGGCGCGCCCAAGACGCTGGAGCTGGTGATCTCTGGTGAGTCGCTGTTCAACGACGGCGTCGGCGTGGTGCTGTTCTCACTCCTGCTGGGGGTGCTGGCGAGTGGCGGCCTGCCCACAGCGACGGAGGGTTTCACGCTGCTGGCGCATGAAGCGGGCGGCGGCATTGTGTTTGGACTGGCGCTGGGGCTGATCACGGTGTGGCTGCTGAAAACCATCGACCAGTACCAGGTCGAGGTGCTGATTACCCTGGCCGCTGTCGTGGGCGGCTACGCGCTGGCCGCGCATCTGCATGTGTCGGGGCCCCTGGCCATGGTGGTGGCGGGCCTCATGGTGGGCAACGGTGGCCGCGCACGCGCCATGTCGGATACCACGCGGCGCTACGTGGATATGTTCTGGGAGCTGATCGACGAAATTCTCAACGCCGTGCTGTTCGTGCTCATCGGCATGGAGGTGTTGGTCATTTCCTTCTCCGCTCCCCTGTTGCTGGCTGGCGCCGTCGCCATCCTGGTGGCGCTCCTGGCGCGCTGGCTCACGGTGGGCCTTCCGGTACGTGCCGGCGCCCGGTGGCTGCAACTGCCGCCGGGTTCGGCGCGGGTGCTGGTTTGGGGTGGGCTGCGCGGCGGTATTTCGGTGGCGCTGGCGCTTTCGTTGCCCGGTGGACCCGAGCGCGACGTGGTGCTCACCCTGACTTACTGCGTCGTTGTCTTTTCGATTCTGGTGCAGGGTTTGAGCATTGGCCGGGTCGTGCGCACCACGGGTGCGCGCGCCGAGTGA
- the rng gene encoding ribonuclease G codes for MQQDILINWSPQETRVAVVEHGAVQELHVERTLERGLVGNVYLGKVARVLPGMQSAFIDIGLERAAFLHVADVWQRHPEGDAGVLARKSEPQVPIEKQVFEGQALMVQVIKDPIGSKGARLSTQISVAGRLLVFLPQDEHVGVSQKIPLGEREALRARLQALVGDKASGGGGGFILRTNGEDATDAELADDIAYLRKTWTRIKDAALRQPPLSLLHQDLDLLQRVLRDLVGEHTQSIRIDSLEQFQRLRAFGLEFMPAAAAKLQHYRGERPVFDLYSIDEEIARALGRRVDLKSGGYLIIDQTEALTTVDVNTGGYVGARNFDDTIFKTNLEAAGAIARQLRLRNLGGIVIVDFIDMLREEHQSAVLAEFRKHLARDRVKTMAGGFSNLGLVEMTRKRTRESLAHMLCEPCAACQGKGSVKTARSVCYDILREILREARQFNPREFRVIASAAVVELFLDEESAHLAGLSDFIGKPISLQTEAAMGQEQYDIVLL; via the coding sequence ATGCAACAAGACATTCTCATCAACTGGTCACCGCAGGAGACGCGCGTCGCCGTGGTCGAGCACGGCGCGGTGCAGGAACTGCATGTCGAGCGCACGCTCGAGCGCGGCCTGGTGGGCAACGTGTACCTGGGCAAGGTGGCGCGCGTCTTGCCGGGGATGCAGTCGGCGTTCATCGACATTGGGCTGGAGCGCGCCGCGTTTTTGCACGTGGCCGACGTCTGGCAGCGCCACCCGGAGGGCGACGCGGGCGTGCTGGCGCGCAAGAGCGAGCCGCAGGTGCCGATTGAGAAGCAGGTGTTTGAGGGCCAGGCGCTGATGGTGCAGGTCATCAAGGACCCGATCGGCAGCAAGGGCGCGCGCCTGTCAACGCAAATCAGCGTGGCCGGGCGCCTGCTCGTCTTTCTGCCGCAGGACGAGCATGTGGGCGTCTCTCAAAAGATCCCTTTGGGCGAGCGCGAAGCCCTGCGCGCGCGGCTGCAGGCCTTGGTGGGTGACAAGGCTTCGGGCGGTGGGGGTGGTTTCATCCTGCGCACCAATGGCGAAGACGCCACCGACGCCGAGCTGGCTGACGACATCGCTTATCTGCGCAAGACCTGGACGCGCATCAAGGACGCCGCGCTGCGCCAGCCGCCGCTCTCGCTTTTGCACCAGGACCTCGATTTGCTGCAGCGTGTGCTGCGCGACCTGGTCGGCGAGCACACGCAAAGCATTCGCATCGATTCGCTGGAGCAGTTCCAGCGCCTGCGCGCCTTTGGTCTGGAGTTCATGCCCGCCGCCGCTGCCAAGCTGCAGCACTATCGCGGCGAGCGCCCGGTTTTTGACCTGTACTCCATTGACGAGGAAATCGCCCGTGCGCTGGGCCGGCGTGTGGACCTCAAATCGGGCGGCTACCTGATCATCGACCAGACCGAGGCGCTGACCACGGTGGACGTGAACACGGGCGGCTACGTGGGCGCGCGCAATTTCGACGACACCATCTTCAAGACCAACCTGGAAGCGGCCGGCGCCATCGCCCGCCAATTGCGTCTGCGCAACCTGGGCGGCATCGTCATCGTGGACTTCATCGACATGCTGCGCGAAGAGCACCAGAGTGCGGTGCTGGCCGAGTTCCGCAAGCACCTGGCGCGCGACCGCGTGAAAACCATGGCCGGAGGATTTTCGAACCTGGGCCTGGTCGAGATGACGCGCAAACGCACGCGCGAATCACTCGCCCACATGCTGTGCGAGCCCTGCGCCGCCTGCCAGGGCAAAGGCAGCGTCAAGACGGCGCGCAGCGTCTGCTACGACATCCTGCGCGAGATCCTGCGCGAAGCGCGCCAGTTCAACCCGCGCGAGTTCCGGGTCATTGCATCGGCTGCGGTGGTGGAGCTGTTCCTTGACGAAGAAAGCGCCCACCTGGCCGGCCTGTCGGACTTCATCGGCAAGCCCATTTCGCTGCAGACCGAGGCCGCCATGGGCCAGGAGCAGTACGACATCGTGCTGCTCTGA
- a CDS encoding diaminopimelate dehydrogenase, with translation MQMIRVAIAGHGNLGRGVEAAIAKNPDMQLVGIYSRRAPEQIQPLHAGTAIHAMETLVGHTDRIDVLILCGGSKEDLPEQGPQLAALFNTVDSFDTHARIPEYFAAVNAPALAHRKTALISAGWDPGMFSVNRVMGEALLPDGATYTFWGRGLSQGHSDAIRRVPGVAAGVQYTLPVPQAVDKVRSGARPSLATREKHTRECFVVLNAGADAQAVRQAIVTMPHYFDEYDTAVNFITAEELRQNHSAMPHGGFVIRSGNTTDAHTQVIEYGLKLESNPEFTASVLVAYARAVHRLQQMGQFGAKTVFDVPPGLLSAKSAEQLRAEQL, from the coding sequence ATGCAAATGATTCGAGTCGCCATTGCTGGCCATGGCAACCTGGGCCGCGGTGTTGAAGCCGCTATCGCCAAGAACCCTGACATGCAACTCGTCGGCATCTACAGCCGCAGAGCGCCAGAGCAAATCCAGCCGTTGCACGCTGGCACGGCCATTCATGCCATGGAGACGCTTGTGGGGCACACAGATCGCATCGATGTGCTGATCTTGTGCGGCGGCTCGAAAGAGGACCTGCCAGAGCAAGGCCCCCAGCTTGCGGCCCTGTTCAATACGGTGGACAGCTTCGACACGCATGCGCGCATCCCGGAATACTTTGCTGCCGTGAATGCCCCGGCGCTCGCCCATCGCAAGACGGCGCTGATTTCGGCTGGCTGGGACCCAGGCATGTTTTCCGTCAACCGGGTCATGGGCGAGGCATTGCTGCCGGATGGCGCTACCTACACGTTCTGGGGCCGAGGCTTGAGCCAGGGACATTCGGATGCGATTCGCCGGGTGCCTGGGGTGGCTGCCGGCGTGCAATACACCTTGCCGGTGCCGCAAGCGGTAGACAAGGTGCGCAGCGGCGCGCGTCCCAGCCTCGCCACACGCGAAAAACACACGCGCGAGTGCTTCGTGGTGCTCAACGCTGGCGCCGATGCGCAGGCCGTGCGCCAAGCGATCGTGACCATGCCGCATTACTTTGACGAATACGACACTGCGGTGAACTTCATCACTGCAGAAGAACTGCGGCAAAACCACAGCGCCATGCCGCACGGCGGATTTGTCATTCGCAGCGGCAACACGACAGACGCGCATACCCAGGTGATCGAATACGGTCTGAAGCTTGAGAGCAACCCGGAATTCACGGCCAGCGTGCTGGTCGCCTACGCCCGTGCCGTGCACCGACTGCAGCAAATGGGCCAGTTTGGGGCCAAGACCGTGTTTGACGTACCGCCCGGCCTGCTCTCGGCAAAGAGCGCCGAGCAACTGCGTGCTGAGCAGTTGTAG
- the purD gene encoding phosphoribosylamine--glycine ligase, whose protein sequence is MNVLVIGGGGREHAIAWKLAQSRKITRVFVAPGNGGTALSPDLHNLDITDVRALREWALAHKIGLTVVGPEAPLAAGVVDEFRAHGLRIFGPTKAAAQLESSKAFSKAFMRRHGIPTADYDTFTDPAKAHAFVERLGAPIVIKADGLAAGKGVVVAMTLKAAHDAVDFMLVDNKYGVTHNEGVARVVIEEFLAGEEASFIVLCDGKNVAALATSQDHKRLQDGDEGPNTGGMGAYSPAPVVTADVHARAMREIILPTVRGMEKDGIPYTGFLYAGLMIDAQGHAKALEFNCRMGDPETQPILMRLKSDLLDVLGAAIDGKLDQIELQWDRRTALGVVMAAHGYPEAPRKGDAIQGLPQDQDDAMVFHAGTVLEDGVVRTSGGRVLCVTALGDNVRQAQQRAYDVARGIHFDGAQYRRDIGHRAIKNP, encoded by the coding sequence ATGAACGTACTTGTCATTGGCGGCGGTGGCCGCGAACACGCCATCGCCTGGAAGCTGGCCCAGTCGCGCAAGATCACGCGGGTCTTTGTGGCGCCTGGCAACGGCGGTACGGCGCTCTCGCCCGATCTGCACAACCTGGATATCACCGACGTGCGCGCGCTGCGCGAATGGGCGCTGGCCCACAAGATCGGCCTGACCGTGGTGGGCCCAGAGGCGCCGTTGGCGGCCGGTGTGGTGGATGAATTCCGTGCCCACGGCCTGCGCATCTTCGGGCCCACCAAGGCCGCAGCGCAGCTGGAAAGCTCCAAGGCGTTCTCCAAAGCCTTTATGCGCCGCCACGGCATTCCCACCGCCGACTACGACACATTCACGGATCCCGCCAAGGCCCATGCCTTTGTCGAGCGCCTGGGCGCGCCCATCGTCATCAAGGCCGACGGCCTGGCAGCAGGCAAGGGCGTGGTGGTGGCGATGACGCTCAAGGCGGCCCACGACGCCGTGGATTTCATGCTGGTGGACAACAAATACGGCGTGACCCACAACGAAGGAGTGGCGCGCGTCGTCATTGAAGAATTTTTGGCGGGAGAAGAAGCCAGCTTCATCGTGCTGTGCGACGGCAAGAACGTCGCCGCACTGGCCACCAGCCAGGACCACAAACGCCTGCAGGACGGTGACGAAGGCCCGAATACCGGCGGCATGGGGGCCTACTCGCCAGCGCCGGTGGTCACAGCCGACGTGCACGCGCGGGCCATGCGCGAAATCATCCTGCCCACGGTGCGCGGCATGGAAAAGGACGGCATTCCCTACACCGGCTTCCTGTATGCCGGGCTGATGATCGATGCCCAGGGTCACGCCAAAGCGCTGGAATTCAACTGCCGCATGGGCGACCCCGAGACCCAGCCGATCTTGATGCGTCTCAAGAGTGATCTGCTCGATGTGCTGGGCGCGGCCATTGACGGCAAGCTGGACCAGATCGAACTGCAATGGGACCGCCGCACCGCGCTGGGCGTGGTGATGGCCGCCCACGGCTACCCCGAGGCGCCGCGCAAGGGCGACGCCATCCAGGGCCTGCCGCAGGACCAGGACGACGCCATGGTGTTCCATGCCGGCACGGTTCTGGAGGACGGCGTGGTGCGCACCAGCGGTGGACGCGTGCTGTGCGTCACCGCCCTGGGCGACAACGTGCGCCAGGCCCAGCAGCGTGCTTATGACGTGGCACGCGGTATCCACTTTGACGGCGCCCAGTACCGGCGCGACATTGGCCACCGCGCCATCAAGAATCCATGA
- the hemF gene encoding oxygen-dependent coproporphyrinogen oxidase, with product MNNIFGRSAGVAGMRDYLLGLQTRIVGALQAIEDEGEGGAQAVVDPWRKGEGEQLQGDGITKIIEGGRVFERAGCGFSHVRGPRLPPSATQHRPELAGAPFEAMGVSLVFHPRSPYVPTVHMNVRMIAAGHAGSEPVCWFGGGMDLTPYYGFDEDVVHFHRSCQGALAPFGSDKYPRFKQWCDDYFSLKHRAEQRGVGGVFFDDFSELGLAQSMAMTQAVGDAFLPAYLPIVQRRFDTPYGERERDFQLYRRGRYVEFNLVWDRGTHFGLQSGGRTESILLSMPPLASWAYRRTPAAGSPEAKLTEHFLVPRDWV from the coding sequence ATGAACAATATTTTTGGCCGAAGCGCCGGTGTGGCTGGCATGCGCGACTACCTGCTCGGCCTGCAGACCCGCATCGTCGGCGCGCTGCAAGCGATTGAGGACGAAGGCGAGGGCGGTGCCCAAGCCGTGGTGGACCCCTGGCGCAAGGGCGAGGGCGAGCAACTGCAGGGCGATGGCATCACCAAGATCATCGAAGGTGGGCGCGTTTTCGAGCGCGCCGGCTGTGGTTTCTCGCATGTGCGCGGACCGCGCCTGCCGCCGTCTGCCACGCAGCACCGGCCCGAATTGGCGGGGGCACCGTTCGAGGCCATGGGCGTGTCCTTGGTATTCCATCCGCGCAGCCCCTACGTGCCCACCGTGCATATGAACGTGCGCATGATCGCGGCCGGCCATGCTGGTAGCGAGCCCGTGTGCTGGTTTGGCGGCGGCATGGATCTGACGCCTTACTACGGCTTTGACGAAGACGTGGTGCATTTCCACCGCAGCTGCCAGGGCGCGCTCGCGCCGTTCGGCAGCGACAAGTACCCGCGCTTCAAACAGTGGTGCGACGACTACTTCAGTCTTAAACACCGCGCCGAGCAGCGCGGCGTGGGCGGCGTGTTTTTCGATGACTTTTCCGAGCTGGGGCTTGCACAAAGCATGGCCATGACCCAGGCCGTGGGCGATGCCTTTCTGCCGGCCTACCTGCCCATTGTGCAGCGCCGCTTTGATACGCCTTACGGTGAACGCGAGCGCGATTTCCAGCTCTACCGGCGCGGCCGCTATGTGGAGTTCAATCTGGTGTGGGACCGGGGAACGCACTTTGGCTTGCAGTCGGGCGGGCGCACCGAATCCATCCTGCTGTCCATGCCGCCGCTGGCCAGTTGGGCCTATCGGCGGACGCCTGCAGCAGGCTCGCCCGAGGCGAAATTGACCGAGCATTTTCTCGTGCCACGCGATTGGGTTTGA
- the rsfS gene encoding ribosome silencing factor, which translates to MTTSKTSESAAKKDVAKLQRAIVDGLEDVKAQDIQVFNTEHLSPLFERVIVASGTSNRQTKALAASVRDAVKEAGFPKPRTEGEDNGEWIIVDCGAAVAHIMQPSIRQYYRLEELWGEMPVRLKLGAAKPVAPEAKVPVKTAARRAAKAAEAQGGTPAKVSAKKAPARKSAAAAPASPAPARKAATKAVPKAAAKPGVKSAAKPAAKATAKTAAKSPAAKSPIAKTTAVKTVVVKPRSAAAPAKKSAAPKRGAASAKAAPAAKSATGKSPARKAPGRKA; encoded by the coding sequence ATGACCACCTCCAAAACCTCGGAATCCGCCGCCAAGAAAGACGTCGCCAAACTCCAGCGCGCCATTGTGGATGGCCTCGAAGACGTGAAGGCGCAGGACATTCAGGTGTTCAACACCGAGCACCTCTCGCCGCTGTTCGAGCGTGTCATCGTGGCCTCGGGAACGTCGAATCGCCAGACCAAGGCGCTGGCCGCCAGTGTGCGCGATGCGGTCAAGGAAGCCGGCTTCCCCAAGCCGCGCACCGAGGGTGAGGACAACGGGGAATGGATCATCGTGGACTGCGGCGCCGCCGTGGCGCACATCATGCAGCCCAGTATTCGCCAGTATTACCGGTTGGAAGAGCTGTGGGGCGAGATGCCCGTGCGACTCAAACTGGGCGCGGCCAAGCCCGTGGCGCCAGAAGCCAAAGTGCCCGTGAAGACGGCCGCCCGCCGCGCGGCCAAGGCGGCAGAAGCCCAAGGCGGTACTCCGGCAAAAGTTTCGGCAAAGAAAGCCCCGGCACGCAAGAGCGCTGCGGCAGCGCCTGCCAGCCCCGCGCCAGCGCGCAAGGCAGCTACAAAGGCAGTGCCAAAGGCTGCTGCAAAGCCGGGAGTGAAATCGGCCGCGAAGCCCGCTGCCAAGGCGACGGCCAAAACCGCTGCGAAATCGCCTGCTGCGAAATCGCCCATTGCAAAAACGACGGCGGTGAAAACCGTGGTCGTCAAGCCGCGCAGCGCAGCCGCACCGGCGAAAAAGTCGGCTGCGCCGAAGCGCGGCGCTGCGTCCGCCAAGGCGGCGCCTGCGGCGAAGTCGGCGACCGGCAAGTCTCCCGCCCGCAAAGCCCCCGGCCGCAAGGCTTGA
- a CDS encoding YebC/PmpR family DNA-binding transcriptional regulator, whose protein sequence is MAGHSKWANIQHRKGRQDEKRGKIWTRIIREITVAARAGGGDLSANPRLRLAVDKAKAANMPADRIKYNIDKASGTLEGMNYEEIRYEGYGIGGAAIIVDTMTDNHVRTVAEVRHAFSKYGGNMGTTGSVAFQFKNVGQLVFAPGTDEEKVMEVALEAGADDVITDEDGAIEVLTAPAEFEVVKDALQAAGLEPADAGVTMRPDLTIELAGEDAERMQKLLDALEDLDDVQEVFHNAAI, encoded by the coding sequence GTGGCCGGACACAGCAAGTGGGCGAACATTCAGCACCGCAAGGGGCGCCAGGACGAAAAGCGCGGCAAGATCTGGACGCGCATCATCCGTGAAATCACGGTGGCGGCGCGCGCCGGTGGCGGCGATCTGTCGGCCAACCCGCGCCTGCGCCTGGCGGTGGACAAGGCCAAGGCGGCCAACATGCCGGCCGACCGCATCAAATACAACATCGACAAGGCCTCGGGCACGCTCGAAGGCATGAACTACGAGGAAATCCGCTACGAGGGCTACGGCATCGGCGGCGCGGCCATCATCGTGGACACCATGACCGACAACCACGTACGCACCGTGGCCGAAGTGCGCCACGCTTTCAGCAAGTACGGCGGCAACATGGGCACCACCGGCTCGGTGGCCTTTCAGTTCAAGAACGTCGGGCAACTGGTGTTCGCGCCGGGCACCGACGAAGAAAAGGTCATGGAAGTGGCGCTGGAAGCCGGCGCCGACGACGTGATTACCGACGAAGACGGTGCCATCGAGGTGCTGACCGCGCCCGCTGAGTTTGAGGTCGTCAAAGATGCTTTGCAGGCTGCGGGCCTGGAGCCGGCCGACGCGGGCGTCACCATGCGCCCGGACCTGACCATCGAGCTGGCCGGCGAGGACGCCGAGCGCATGCAAAAACTTCTGGACGCGCTCGAAGACCTCGACGACGTTCAAGAAGTCTTCCACAACGCGGCGATCTGA
- a CDS encoding Maf family protein, with amino-acid sequence MPDFLYLASQSPRRSQLLDQLGVRHALLLPNAEGDSFEDAEAIELQLPGEAPKAYVERVTGLKLDAAVQRHARRSLPAAPILCSDTTVALGRRIYGKPEDAADAARMLAELAGRSHRVLTAVALQVGARRLAALSVSTVQFAALTPGQIAAYVATGEPLGKAGAYAVQGRAGAFIPMLRGSYSGIMGLPLFETAQLLRAAGFAV; translated from the coding sequence ATGCCAGACTTCCTCTACCTTGCCTCGCAAAGTCCGCGCCGTAGCCAGCTGCTGGATCAGTTGGGCGTGCGCCATGCCTTGCTGCTGCCCAACGCCGAGGGCGACAGCTTTGAGGACGCCGAAGCCATCGAGCTGCAACTGCCCGGTGAGGCGCCCAAAGCCTATGTGGAACGCGTCACCGGCCTCAAGCTCGATGCAGCGGTGCAGCGCCATGCCCGCCGGAGCCTGCCTGCCGCGCCCATCCTGTGCTCGGACACCACGGTGGCGCTGGGCCGGCGTATCTATGGCAAGCCCGAAGACGCGGCTGACGCAGCGCGCATGCTGGCCGAGCTGGCCGGCCGCAGCCACCGCGTACTCACCGCCGTGGCGCTGCAGGTGGGCGCCAGGCGGCTGGCGGCGCTGTCGGTGTCCACCGTGCAGTTTGCCGCCCTGACGCCCGGGCAGATCGCCGCCTACGTCGCCACCGGCGAGCCGCTGGGCAAGGCTGGGGCCTATGCGGTGCAGGGGCGGGCCGGCGCTTTCATTCCCATGCTGCGCGGCAGCTATTCGGGCATCATGGGGCTGCCTTTGTTTGAAACGGCGCAACTGCTGCGCGCCGCCGGTTTTGCCGTCTGA
- the rlmH gene encoding 23S rRNA (pseudouridine(1915)-N(3))-methyltransferase RlmH yields the protein MRLLIVAVGQRVPDWAQTAYDDYAKRFPPEIKVELKAVKTEPRGSKTLDTLYAAERERITAAIPKGTRVVVLDERGTSLTTKALAERLTRWQLSGDDVALVIGGPDGLEPAFRQAAHERIRLSDLTLPHAMVRVLLIEQLYRAWSVNAGHPYHRE from the coding sequence ATGCGCCTGCTGATCGTGGCCGTCGGCCAGCGCGTGCCCGATTGGGCGCAAACCGCCTACGACGACTACGCCAAGCGCTTTCCGCCTGAGATCAAGGTCGAACTCAAGGCGGTCAAGACCGAGCCGCGCGGCTCGAAAACGCTGGACACGCTGTACGCCGCCGAGCGCGAGCGCATCACGGCAGCCATCCCCAAAGGCACGCGTGTGGTGGTGCTCGATGAGCGCGGCACCAGCCTCACCACCAAGGCCCTGGCCGAGCGGCTGACGCGCTGGCAACTGAGCGGTGACGACGTGGCGCTGGTCATTGGCGGGCCCGACGGGCTCGAACCTGCGTTTCGCCAGGCCGCGCACGAGCGCATTCGCCTGTCGGACCTGACGCTGCCGCACGCCATGGTGCGCGTGCTGCTGATCGAGCAGCTCTACCGCGCCTGGTCGGTCAACGCCGGCCACCCCTACCATCGGGAATAG